Proteins encoded in a region of the Phoenix dactylifera cultivar Barhee BC4 chromosome 3, palm_55x_up_171113_PBpolish2nd_filt_p, whole genome shotgun sequence genome:
- the LOC103715659 gene encoding aspartic proteinase PCS1-like gives MPTLLPPILSSTKSHLVTLPYLNKLFLLTSFYLTCSKFLPPSSESFFLSIPYHPSFPMIPKLVLASASPSTFLLFIFLALCQPLISLSSTTVTATSNASAGASTGGKPKPFILPLRTQKVSSLALPGPRNKLLFHHNVSLTVSLSVGTPPQNVSMVLDTGSELCWLLCNATAGGPSFHPRASSSYAPVRCSSATCRDGTRDLPIPASCDHATSLCHVSLSYADASTSEGTLAADSFRLGQSTRLSTIFGCMASAYSSTSGGDGSTTAGLLGMNRGSLSFVTQTAIQRFSYCIAGGAATGVLLLGDAPPPFLMPLHYTPLVQISLPLPYFDRVAYTVQLDGIRVAAVLLPIPKSVLVPDHTGAGQTMVDSGTQFTFLLGAAYDALKAEFLRQTKGVLTVLNEPDFVFQGAFDLCFRIPAGAAPPSWRLPAVTLMFRGGAEVRVAGERLLYRAAGEARGRDAVWCFTFGNSDLVPLSAYVIGHHHQQDVWVDYDLRNSRVGFAPVHCAQAAQRL, from the coding sequence ATGCCAACCCTACTCCCTCCAATCCTTTCTAGCACCAAATCACATCTCGTCACCCTCCCTTATCTTAATAAACTCTTCCTGCTAACTAGCTTCTACTTAACCTGCTCCAAGTTTCTCCCTCCTTCCTCCgaatcttttttcctttccattCCTTATCATCCCTCGTTCCCAATGATACCAAAACTAGTACTTGCTTCTGCTTCTCCTTCTACTTTTCTCCTATTCATTTTTCTTGCTCTCTGCCAACCCTTaatctccctctcctcgacgaCAGTAACGGCTACCAGCAATGCCTCTGCCGGTGCTAGTACGGGAGGAAAGCCAAAACCCTTTATTTTACCTCTGAGAACCCAAAAGGTCTCATCTTTGGCCCTCCCCGGGCCTCGCAACAAGCTCCTATTCCACCACAACGTGAGCCTCACCGTCTCCCTCTCCGTTGGAACGCCGCCCCAGAACGTCTCCATGGTGCTCGACACCGGCAGCGAGCTCTGCTGGCTCCTCTGCAACGCCACCGCTGGCGGCCCCTCCTTCCACCCCCGCGCCTCCTCCTCCTACGCTCCTGTCCGGTGCTCCTCCGCCACCTGCCGCGACGGCACCCGCGACCTTCCGATCCCGGCCTCCTGCGACCACGCCACCTCCCTCTGCCACGTGTCCCTCTCCTACGCCGACGCCTCCACCTCCGAGGGCACCCTCGCCGCCGACTCCTTCCGCCTTGGCCAGTCCACTCGTCTGTCCACCATCTTCGGCTGCATGGCCTCCGCCTATTCCTCGACCTCCGGGGGCGACGGCTCCACCACCGCCGGTCTGCTGGGCATGAACAGGGGATCCCTCTCCTTCGTCACCCAGACCGCCATCCAGCGGTTCTCTTACTGCATCGCCGGTGGAGCCGCCACGGGGGTCCTCCTCCTCGGCGACGCCCCGCCTCCCTTTCTCATGCCCCTCCACTACACCCCGCTCGTCCAGATCTCACTGCCGCTCCCCTACTTCGACCGCGTGGCCTACACCGTCCAGCTGGACGGCATCCGCGTGGCAGccgtcctcctccccatccccaaATCCGTGCTCGTCCCCGACCACACCGGCGCCGGCCAGACCATGGTGGATTCCGGCACCCAGTTCACCTTCCTCCTGGGCGCCGCCTACGACGCCTTGAAAGCCGAATTCTTGAGGCAGACGAAGGGCGTCCTGACCGTCCTGAACGAGCCGGACTTCGTGTTCCAGGGGGCGTTCGACCTGTGCTTCCGGATCCCGGCGGGGGCTGCGCCGCCGTCGTGGCGGCTGCCGGCGGTGACGCTGATGTTCCGCGGGGGTGCGGAGGTGAGGGTGGCGGGCGAGCGGCTGCTGTACCGGGCGGCCGGAGAGGCGCGGGGGCGGGACGCGGTGTGGTGCTTTACCTTCGGGAACTCGGATCTGGTGCCCCTGTCGGCGTACGTGATTGGGCACCACCACCAGCAGGATGTGTGGGTGGACTACGACCTCCGCAACTCCAGGGTGGGCTTCGCGCCCGTTCACTGCGCCCAGGCCGCCCAGCGCCTCTGA
- the LOC103715657 gene encoding LOW QUALITY PROTEIN: zinc transporter 1 (The sequence of the model RefSeq protein was modified relative to this genomic sequence to represent the inferred CDS: inserted 2 bases in 1 codon) yields the protein MKASRHFRKVLLPLFLSLFSLQVSGHEGHDHGAPSLAPTGAPGASSIAPASMKTLGPLWGVLLLLLIHSLLSIQARAHEGHDHDTQPSAPAPAPNSAPSSPSSPSLSMASAPIKALSPLWAVLLLLPFLSFQANTKLCHDHDTNIDADAANCGDHQSTGAPSSPLPCTSPVFWAPMNASRPLCKTLLLILFLVMSFSQVSAHGGHDHDASGDEQENLRSRGLIAVKIWCLVILLVSTFAGGVSPYFYRWNESFLLMGTQXGVFLGTSLIHFLADANSTFADLTSKTYPFAFMLASVGYLITMFGDCIIVWVTQGGRKEARVEVEGGNRGEGHGEEMRPDLHPTFVRTTSLGDTLLLILALCFHSVFEGIAVGVADTKTSAWRNLWTISLHKIFAAIAMGIALLRMLPKRPFLMTVVYSLAFAISSPIGVGIGIAIDATTQGPVADWIYAISMGLACGVFIYVAINHLIAKGFKPQEPSFFDTPFFKFLAVLIGVAVIAVVMIWD from the exons ATGAAGGCCTCGAGGCATTTTAGGAAAGTCTTGCTccccctcttcctttctttgttcTCCCTCCAAGTAAGCGGCCATGAAGGCCACGACCATGGTGCCCCATCACTTGCCCCTACAGGTGCCCCAGGAGCTTCCTCCATCGCTCCAGCTTCAATGAAAACCTTGGGCCCTCTTTGGGGAGTATTGCTTCTACTGCTTATTCATTCTCTGTTATCCATCCAAGCACGAGCCCATGAAGGCCATGACCATGACACCCAACCCAGTGCCCCTGCGCCAGCCCCCAACAGTGCCCCCAGCTCCCCCTCATCCCCCAGCTTATCCATGGCTTCAGCTCCTATCAAAGCCTTGAGCCCTCTTTGGGCAGTCTtgctcctccttcccttcctgTCCTTCCAAGCGAACACCAAATTATGCCACGACCATGACACCAACATTGATGCTGATGCGGCAAACTGCGGCGATCACCAAAGTACCGGTGCCCCTAGCTCTCCCTTGCCCTGCACGTCACCAGTATTTTGGGCTCCTATGAATGCCTCAAGGCCTCTATGCAAAACcttgctcctcatcctcttcctcgtTATGTCATTTTCCCAAGTGAGTGCCCATGGAGGCCACGACCATGATGCTAGTGGGGATGAGCAGGAAAACTTGCGGTCGAGAGGCCTGATCGCCGTGAAGATCTGGTGCCTTGTGATCCTTTTGGTGAGCACCTTCGCTGGTGGAGTCTCCCCCTACTTCTACAGATGGAATGAGAGCTTCCTTCTCATGGGGACCCA TGGGGTCTTCTTGGGCACCTCACTCATACACTTCCTGGCGGATGCCAACAGCACCTTCGCTGATCTCACGTCCAAGACTTATCCTTTCGCATTTATGCTAGCATCAGTCGGTTACCTGATCACCATGTTTGGAGACTGCATCATTGTCTGGGTGACGCagggtggaaggaaggaggcgagagtggaggtggagggaggGAATCGCGGCGAAGGACATGGGGAGGAGATGAGGCCGGATCTCCATCCTACTTTCGTGAGGACCACATCGCTGGGAGACACGTTGCTGCTCATCCTAGCCCTTTGTTTTCACTCCGTGTTCGAAGGGATAGCTGTCGGAGTTGCTG ATACAAAGACCAGTGCATGGAGGAACCTATGGACTATAAGCCTGCACAAAATCTTCGCTGCCATCGCCATGGGAATTGCACTGCTTAGGATGCTACCCAAGAGGCCGTTCTTGATGACCGTGGTCTACTCACTTGCCTTTGCCATTTCGAGCCCCATTGGTGTAGGAATTGGCATTGCCATTGATGCTACAACGCAAGGACCAGTGGCTGATTGGATCTACGCCATCTCCATGGGCCTTGCCTGTGGGGTGTTCATCTATGTGGCCATCAACCATCTCATTGCCAAGGGCTTCAAGCCGCAAGAACCAAGTTTCTTCGACACTCCCTTCTTCAAGTTCCTCGCAGTACTCATTGGAGTTGCCGTTATAGCTGTAGTCATGATATGGGATTGA
- the LOC120110138 gene encoding E3 ubiquitin-protein ligase SDIR1-like, which produces MSFVFRGSRADIGSGFPGFIPERRAARMHPVGRPVNTNSMAFLVTVLLLFMILNSHQMSPNFLLWLVLGVFLMATSLRMYATCQQLQAQAQAHAAAAGGLLGHTELRLHVPSSIAFATRGRLQSLRLQLALLDREFDDLDYDALRALDADNAPDAPSMSEEEINALPVHKYKARLHKGSSSSRQSDGSSPQQASSSSASVTEKKQDSVKADGSMKTSEDELTCTVCLEQVNTGELIRSLPCLHQFHVNCIDPWLRQQGTCPVCKHRVSSGWHESGDGEMDASNMV; this is translated from the exons ATGAGTTTTGTTTTCCGGGGAAGCAGGGCAGACATTGGGAGTGGATTCCCCGGGTTCATCCCGGAGAGGCGCGCTGCG CGTATGCATCCGGTTGGTCGGCCTGTTAATACCAACTCCATGGCTTTTCTCGTCACCG TTCTTTTGCTGTTCATGATATTGAATTCACATCAGATGTCACCAAACTttctg CTTTGGCTAGTGTTGGGTGTGTTTCTCATGGCCACCAGCCTTAGGATGTATGCCACATGCCAGCAACTTCAAGCCCAAGCCCAAGCTCATGCTGCAGCTGCCGGTGGATTGCTTGGGCACACTGAGTTGCGTCTCCATGTGCCATCATCCATAGCCTTTGCGACAAGAGGGCGATTGCAAAGCCTTAGGCTCCAACTTGCTCTTCTTGACCGGGAGTTTGATGATTTAG ATTATGATGCTCTGAGAGCGCTAGATGCTGATAATGCTCCTGATGCTCCTTCTATGAGCGAGGAAGAAATTAATGCTCTTCCTGTGCACAAGTACAAAGCTCGGTTGCATAAGGGTTCTTCATCAAGCCGACAGAG TGATGGGTCATCGCCACAACAGGCATCATCATCTTCTGCATCTGTAACTGAG AAGAAGCAGGACAGTGTCAAAGCAGATGGGAGTATGAAAACCTCAGAAGATGAACTGACGTGCACTGTTTGCTTGGAGCAAGTTAATACGGGAGAACTGATAAGAAGTTTACCGTGCTTGCATCAG TTTCATGTGAACTGTATTGATCCATGGTTGCGCCAGCAAGGTACATGCCCTGTCTGTAAACATAGGGTGAGCTCTGGGTGGCATGAAAGTGGTGATGGTGAAATGGATGCATCTAATATGGTTTAG